In the genome of Deltaproteobacteria bacterium, the window TTCTTCTCTTTTTCAATTTGTAAACTTGAGATACATACATCCTTTTGCTATGTTTAAGTGATGCTAATAGATAACCTTTTTTCTTTTTCTCTTGAATCAACGCTTTTTCCTGCCCATTTATATGAGATATTGCTTTTTTCTTCCTAAAAACAAGTATTCTTAACCAGTTCTCATCTTTTTGCAGTCTTTCCAGTTTACCTGTATATTTCAAGATGCTTTCTTTAAAAACATCGGCAGTTTTCCCTAACATACACATTGTCCAGGAGGGAGATATATCTCTGCAAGAAGGAACATACTGCTCTTTCCTGAAAGATGTGACGAGAAAAGTCTTAAAATGAGCGTTTAAAAGCTCCCGGTTGTCTCCTATCTCTCTTTTTAAATATCCTATATTACCTTGTAACAGCGCAATGTGCTTTTCAATTTTTCTTACTTCTGTTTTCCCCTGCCTGATCTTTCCGTGAAGTTTTCCTATTCGCTTGTCAATAGATATAATTTCTTTCTTTGTCTTAAAATATTTCTCTCTAATTATACTAAGTTTCTTTGTTTTCTTCTTTATTTTCCCCTTCACTTCTTTTAATTCTGTATGAATATGCGTGGTTTTATCTGCACAAAACACATTTGTAGAAAAGAAAAATAGCAAGAGAATCAGAAAACTAAAGCTTTTCATTCCTTACAGCGAAAAGCGTACATAAAAACAAAACGAATACATTAAACAAAACTGCTATCAAAGAAAATCCACAGGCGGATAGAAAATCAGAGTTGCCCAAAAACGCTAAATTCTGTATAAAGTCCCTTATAAAAACAACAACCCCAAGGGATATAATTGTAGCCAGGATTATCCCTGCAAAGCTTACAAGAAACAATCCACTCATTAAAAGTAGTTTTACTTTCTCTAAACTACATCCTAAAAGTTTTAATGTTAATACATCTTCTCTTAAATCGAGATAAAACAGCCTGCCCGTTAATAAAAAAATGGCGATTTCTATTATAATAAAACCACATAAAAACAGAAGAGAAAAGGATAGAAAATGCTTGTAAGAATGCTCGTAGGACATAATAAGTCGCGACGGGAGGAGAACATCCTCCACACTTGAATATTGAAGCAGCTCATTCTTTATACTGTTCATCTCTTTTTCTTTTAAGAAACGAGGTTTTACAAAAATATCTGCAGAGTACGGGAGGGGATTGGAAAAATGCCTGGGTAATTTCACTCCCATATTCTTTTCCACCATATTCAAAGCCTGTTTTGAAGAAATGAGATGTAATGATTTTATCCATTCTTTACTTTTTACACGCATACAAACATCATCTACCTTCTTAGATGGGGTATTTTCATGAAACACGATATACATATGAGCACGAGATTTAACTACATTAAACCGACAATTGATAAGCAAAAAAACCAAAACAAGCAAAACAAGCACCAAGGTAAGGAGAAAGGATGTAAAAAAACATGTTCCGCTTAGTGTTTTATTTTTACCGAGGATCTTGATTATATATCCCATATAATTTACCACCATTCAACACAAAGCTCTTTCCTTCCAATGAAGAAAGCTCTTTGCTAGAAAATAGAAGAATGCCCTTATCCTTACAAAAGTCCCCTTTTATTATATCTATCACCTTTTCAACAGAAGAAGGGGAAAGACACCTAAATGGCTCATCAGCTAAAATAATGGGGGCATCAAGAGAAAAGATCATAGCCAAAGAAAGCCTTGCTTTTTCTCCGGGAGAAAGAAATATAACCTTTTTTTTAAAGACATCTCTCAAATCTAATTGAGACAAAAACCGCTCTATCAAAGGCATAAATGCCGTCTTTTTTCTACCCCTCATCTTATTGATAAATAGAAGATTATCTAAGACATTCATATACTCAAACAAGCGAAAATTCTCAAAAAAAACGCTCATATATTGTCTCAGCAATAAGATATGCTCATACTTTTTCAACTCGGATGTATCCGCCCCCATTATGTTCACCCTACCTCTTTCAGGGTAAATACTACATAAAATAATCTTAAGTAATGTGCTTTTTCCAGAACCTTCATCTCCTATAATCTTTATTACATCGCCTTTTTTTAAGTATAAATTTACACCTTGCAGGACCCAGTTGACCCTATCGTATGTTTTATATATGTCTTTCAAAAGAACTAATTCTTCTTCAACCATTCTCTCACTGTATTGCTAATACCGACTGCATTAAACCCAAATTTACACAGAAGGTCATCACAACTACCCGATTCACCAAAAACATCGGGCATTCCTATACGCTTTAGTTTAACAGGATAATGTTCGCTCAAAAATTCTGCCACCGCACTACCCAAACCCCCAAAGATTGTATGTTCCTCTATGGTTACCATTTTTTTCGTTGATTTAGCAAAATCATAAAGCATCTCTTCATCAATAGGTTTCACCGTAGCCATATCTATTACAGATGCATCTATTCCCTCTTCCTCCAGCAATTTGGCCGCTTCCAATGCATACCATACCAGAAATCCACAAGCAACCAATGTTACATCCCGTCCTGTCTTAAGCACCTTCCCTCTACCAAAAACAAAATCGCCTTTCGTAAAAACAGGAGATTTAGCCCGAGATGTTCTAATATAAACCGGTCCATCATTTTTAATGGTAGATAAAACAGCAGTGTAGGTCTCATTATAATCCGCCGGAACAACAAGCTTCATATTGGGAAGAGTTCTCATTAAAGAAATATCCAATACTGCCTGATGACTACCTCCATCCTCACCCAGATTTATCCCTCCATGAGAACCGCACAAAACCACAGGCAATCTTTGGTATGTAATAGATTGCCTCACTGATTCAAATGCCCTTCCCGTAACAAATACGGCAAAAGAGGAAGCATAGGGTCTCTTGCCACATAAAGCCAATCCCGCTGATGTATCTACCATATTTGCCTCTGCAATACCCATATCAAAAAATCTCTCCGGAAAAGCTTCTTTAAACTTAGCGCTCTTTGTTGAACCTGCTAAATCTGCATCCAACGCCACTACATCTTTATCTTTTCTCCCCAATTCAAGCAATGCATCTCCATAAGCATCCCTAGTCGCCTTCATCTATTTCCTCCAATGCCTTTTTCAATTCTTCATCTGTTGGAGCTACACCATGATACTCCACTTTATCTTCCATAAATGAAACCCCTTTACCTTTTATAGTATGGGCAATAATTACAGTGGGTGATCCCTTATTGTTTTTCGCCTCTTCAAATGCACTTATCAATTCAGAAAATTTGTGCCCATCAACAGATTTTGTATAAAGGCCAAAGGCCTTAAATTTCTCCTCCAGAGGATAGATGTTCATCACATCCCTGCATCTTCCATCTATCTGTAAAGTATTGTTATCTATAACTACACATAGATTATCCAATTTATAATGGGAAGCGGACATAAAAGCCTCCCAAACCAGCCCTTCATCCATCTCTCCGTCACCCATCAAACAATAAACACGAAATGGATTTTTGTCCAATTTCCCGGCTAAAGCCATTCCACAAGCCTGGGGTAAACCATGAGCCAACGAACCGGTAGAAGCTTCTACCCCCGGCAAATATTTAGAATCTGGATGTCCTTGTAAGGGACTACCCAATTTTCTCAATGTCCACAACATATCACGGGCGAAAACACCGGCCTTACTCAATACAGCGTACAAAGCAGGCGCAGCATGTCCTTTAGATAAAACAAACCTATCCCTGTTTTCATCAGATGGTTTTTTCGCGTCATAACTCATAACCTTGAAATAAAGACTAACCAATATCTCCACACAAGACAATGAACCTCCCACATGCCCCGATCCTGCTATATTGAGCATCAAAAGAATGTCCTTTCTGATCTCCTTAGCTATCTTTTCCAAGTCTTCCATCTTTTCTCCTATAAATAAATTCTAACATATTTTGAATGGTAAAATCTTGTGGATAAACTACTTTTCCCCAATCCTTTAAAACCTTTGCCGTCACCGGCCCTATCGCTACAAACAAGCCTACATTTTTACTCCAATCTTTCCACATATCACCAAACAACTCAATTGTATGCTGAACCGTAGAAGGACTGGTAAACATAGCATAATCGATATAACTTACATTCTTTGCCCTCTTAACAAAAGCATAGCATAAAGGGGGAATAATGTTTCTATACAGAGAAAGTACCTTTATTTCCGCCCCCCTCTTCTTCAATTCCCGTTCTAAAACACCTCTCGTTTTCTCTGCCTGGGCAAGAAGTACCCTTCTGCCCCTTATATCCGACTCGGCTAAAGCCTCAACCAATTTTTCGCCTTTAAAGGTTTTAGGAACAACGGCCGCTCGTACTCCAAAATTATTTAAGACTTCCTCTGTTTTTTTGCCCACACAAGCAATTTTTATAGCATCCAATTTTTTTATATCATCATTTAAAAATCTGAAAAAATAATTCACTCCCACTTTACTGGTAAAGATAATCCAGTCTACATCAGGAATTTTAACCTCTTTAACAAGAGGTTTAAACGATATAGAGGGAAAGGGGTAAACGCAATTTCCATCATGCTCCAGCTCAACCGTAACATTTATCAAATCATATTTTGACATAGAGAGAAAGACATGCTTCTTATCCAATGTATTTTCTTCTTTGTTTGTTTTGCTGTTCATAAGGATCAATCCTTCTTTCTTTTCCGCCTCAGAGGCATCCTTAAAAAACACAACCTCTGTCTCCTCCCTGCAAAAGAGAAGCATGTTAGGCGAAAGGCCATCCTGAATGAAAATGCGTTTTGCAATTTCTAAAGACTTCCTTAGTTTTTCTGGAACAAGATATAAAGGCAAAGAATTTAGCACAAAAACTTCTCTATCCATCTTTTATCAATTTATTCATCTTCTTTGCACACCTTTCCGGAAGCTCCTTCATACAAGAACTTTCTTCTACAAAGTTAAACATCTTCCATTCTTTGTCTTCTTTTACAGCATACATCACAGATAAAGTCGCCCCGTCTCCTTTTGATGCAACATAAGCACCTATAGGATCATTGCATCCTGCTCCCATTAGGCGTATAAACTCTCTTTCCGCACTGATACATTCAAATGTCTCCTTATCGTTTATAGAATACACAATACCCTTTACATTCGAGGTATCCATTGTTTCTATTCCTATTATCCCTTGTCCGCAAGCGGGGACAATAGGCAATGTCTCCATGTTTATATTCAAGTTAAGCCTCTTCATGGCTGCTTTTGCCAAAACAAGTGCTTCATATTCACCTTTAAATAGTTTTTTTATTCTCGTATCCACATTTCCTCTCAAGGCCTTAAAACAAAGATCTTTTCTTAAGGCTTTCAACTGAACTATCCTTCTTAGAGAAGATGTACCAATCACTGCTCCTCTTTTTAAATCTTTAAAATATCCATCTCTACACAAAATAACATCGGATGGCTCTCCTCTTTTTAAAGTAGCGGCAATAGTAAGATGAGGGAAAAGAATCGCAGGAACATCCTTCATACTATGCACAGCTATATCAATCTCCCCATTTAAAAGTTTTTCTTCCAATATTTTCACAAACAAACCTTTCCCTCCATACAAGGATAAAGACTTATCTAAAAACCTGTCTCCTTCTGTCTTTATAACCTTTATTTGTACTGAAAGATTTGGAAAGTTACCAAGAATTGCTTTTTTTACTGCATTTGCTTGCCAAAGAGCTAATTTGCTACCCCTTGTTCCCAAAGTAATTGTCATTTTTTAGCATCGGCAGTTTCAGCAAAGAAACAGTGCGGACTGGCACTGGTGATTTCTAAAGCAAAAATCTTTTTTATTGCCTCTATGTAAAGATCACCTTCAGGATGATTGAGAAAATCTTTTATGTTCTGCGTGGGCTCATGTAAAAGCTTATTGAGCACAGACTTAGTCATAGCCCCTATCAACATCTTATCCTTGTCTTCTATTCTATTTCCTAATTTTTTATACAACTTTTCCAATTCCTGATTTTTCAAAACATCGATCTTTTCCCTCAATTTTGCCACTACCAATTCAAAGTCTAATGACTCTGTATAGCTAATATAACTCTCTACTTCTTGCTCGATAAGTTTTTCTGCTTTCTGGGCATCAGCTTCTCTAAATTTAATTGCCTCATTCACTATATCCTTCAGCTCATCTATGTTATATACAAAAACCCCAGGAATATCGGCTACACCATCTTCAACATCTCTCGGCACAGCTATATCCATGATAAGCAGATTTTTTACCTTCTTTTCCACATCTTTTCTAAATATAACGGGTAGTGGAGAAGCAGTAGATGTTATTACCATATCCACATCATTTATAAATCTTCCTATTTCATTCAGTGAAATAGCTCTTGCTCCACAGCTAAAAGCTAATTCTCCTGCTTTTTTTGGTGTCCTATCAACAATGTATGCCACATTCGCCTGCCCCGCAAGAAGATATTTTAAGGATAGCTGAGCCATTTCTCCCACGCCAACTATCATCGCTTTCTTTCCCTCAATACTACCACCAAAAAATTCCCTAATCTTAATTACCGCCGCATAACTTATAGAAACAGGTTTTTCGCCTAACCGGGTTTCCCTTCTCACCCTTCTAGCCACACCAAAAGCCCTTCTCATCAGTCTGTTTAAGGAAACCCCAGATGTAGAAAACTCCACCGAACACCTATATGCTTCCTTCATCTGCCCTAAAATCTGCGGTTCTCCTACAATCAATGAATCTAAACTAGACGTCACTCTAAACACATGCCTTATCGCTTCTTCATCCAATCTTGTGTAAATAAAGGGTGTTATGTTCTCTTTCGCTATACCCTTAAAATCCTGTATAAAATCCAGAGTATTACTTATACAAAAACAGGGGTCCTTAGTTGCTCCAATTATTTCTACTCTATTACAGGTAGAGAGAATCATTACCTCATCAATACTCTTTTGAGCATACAATTTCCTCAACGGTATATCTATATTCTCGGCATCAAAAGAGAGCTGTTCTCTTAATGAGAAAGGGGATGTCTTATGATTCAGCCCTACAACAAATATTACACGTTTCATACTAATGTTCTCTATTTACCGAATAATCTATCAACGCCTCCAGAACTTCTCTGAATGGTGAAATTTCCATAAAACTTATCGCTTTCTTTGCCCGCTCAGCATAATCTTCTGCTTTTTTTAAACTATACACAATACCACTCCTCTCCTCTACTAATCGCTTTATCTTTAACAGGTTTTCTTTTTTCGCGTCAGATTTTTCCAATTTTCTCACTGCATCCATCAGATCTCCATCATCATTATGTAAGCTGTGTATTAAAGGTAAAGTTGCCTTACCTTCTCTTATATCCTTCATCGTCTCTTTTCCCATCTTTTCCTCGGTTCCCATATAATCTAATACATCATCATAGATCTGAAATGCAATACCTAAATTTTTCCCCATCTCAGAGAATAAATCTATTCTCTCCTTGTCACAACCGGAGAATATTGCTCCTACAACGCTACTTGCTTCAATTAAAATACCTGTCTTCATATATATTATCTCTAAATACTCTTTCTCCGTCAGTTCCGTTTTTCCCGTATTTTCTATCTCTTTTGTTTCTCCCTCAGAAAGAGTATAAGCTGCCTCTGATATTTTTTTGGCAATTTTCTTGTCATAGTCTAAAACCACATTATAAGCCAAAGAATACATATAGTCACCGGCGAGAATAGATGCTTCATTCCCAAACAAGCGGTTAGAAGAGATAACCCCTCTGCGCACATCAGCTTCATCTATCACATCATCGTGCAACAACGATGCAGTATGCACCAGTTCCATAATCGCTCCCAACCTGTATAATGGTGTCATATCCCCCTCATAGTTTGAACATAGAGCAGAATAAACAACCAATAATGGTCTCAACCTTTTCCCTGTTTTAATTGTCTGGTTAAAAACCTGCCGAGTAAGAGAAGATTGGGGGACAAACATCTTATACAACTGTTCATTTATCTTTTTAGTGTGCGTAGATATAATTTTTTTTAACCTATCTTTATCCATATTACTAAACCAAAGACACTCCTACTATTACATCTCCTTCTTCCAATTTCTGCAATCTAACACCTAAGGCTACGCGAGAAAGTTTCTTTACATCTTTTGTATCTATGCGTATAACCCTACCCTTATTCGTTATAATGATTAAATTTTTCCCTTTTACGTCCGGCAACACCTCCACAACATATCCGCCTTTCTCTACATTTGTGCCCTTCACCCCTCTACTACCTCTATGTGTTTTTCTTATCTTATCTATAGATATCTTTTTACCATAACCTTTTTCTGTAACTAAGATAATATTCTCATAACCTCTACAAGCAGAAATCACCTTATCCTCGCCTATTAATCTCATTCCTATGACACCCCGAGCACCTCTTCCCATCTCCCTCACATCACCTACATCAAATCTTCCTAAAAAACCTTTGTGAGTAGAGGCAAGTATATCTCCCTTGTCTATATTAAATACCTTAACTACAAAATCTCCTTTTTTTAATGAGAGTGCTATCTTTCCGCTTTTACCTCCATCTAAAAGAGATACTTTTGTCTTTTTTATAATTCCTTGTTCTGTAATAAATACAAAATATGGCGCTTTTTCTTTCTCTAAAGAAACAACTGCCCTGATTTGTTCGCCCTCTTGTAGGTTTATTATGGTGGACATAGGCTTGCCCTTGCCATAGAAGGTTGCCTCTGGAATAAGATATGCTTTTAAGGTAAATACCCTGCCATAGTTGGTAAAAAAATATAATAAATCAAGATTGTTCGCCGAGACAACAAGATAACCCACATCATCTGCTCTTAATGCCTCTTTTCTTCCCTTTCCCCCTCGAGCTTGAGGAATAAAACTACTTGCAGGAATTCTCTTTACATAGTCTCTCCGAGTACAGGTTATAACAACCTCTTCTGGTTTTACTATATCTTCAAGACTTAAAGCCTTCTCGCTCTCTTTTATCCATGTTCTTCTATCATCTCCGTATCTCTTCTTAATATCCAAAAGCTCATTGGCTATTACTTTATACAGTTCATCTTCCCGAGAGAGAATTTTTTTATAATAAGCAATGTCTTTTAATAAAGAGGCGTGTTCCTCCTGTATTTTTTTTCTCTCCAATGAAACCAAACGAGAGAGCTTCATATCCAATATCGCTTGAACCTGCAATACAGAAAGGGCAAATTTGGCCATCAACCTTTCTTTCGCCTCAGATGTAGTCTTCGATGATTTTATAATCTTCACTACTTCCTCAATGTTGTTGCAGGCAATTTCCAAACCCTCTAAAATATGCGCTCTTTCCTCGGCTTTCTTTAAAAGAAATTTAGTCCTGCGTGTTACGCAAATCTTTCTATGTTCTACAAATATTCCAATTAAGGCCTTAAGCGTAAGAAGTTTAGGTACTCCCTTATCCAATGCCAGCATATGAATGCCGAATGTCGTTTCTAATGATGTAAATTTATAAAGTCTATTCAAGAGCACGGATGTGTTTTCTCCCTTCTTTGGCTCAATCACAATTCTTATACCTTCCTTGCTGGATTCATCTCTCAAATCTAATATTCCTTCAATTCTGTTTTCCTTTATTAGATTTGCAATGGATTGTACCAAAATGGATTTATTCACAGAAAATGGTATCTCGTAAATGACGATGCGTTTTTTCTTCCTTTCTTCCTCTATCTTTACCTTCGCTCGCACCTTTATTTTTCCATTTCCCGTACTATACGCATCTCTGATACCATCCTTGCCTACAATGATGCCGCCGGTGGGAAAATCCGGTCCTTTAACAAATTCCATTAATTCACGGTCCTGTAGTTCACCCTTTCTTTCTATGTAAAAGATTGTGGCATCTATAACCTCTCTCAAATTATGAGGAGGCATATTACATGAATAACCTACAGCAATACCTGAACTACCATTAATCAAAAGATTCGGCAAGGATGATGGAAGTATCACCGGTTCCTTTAATGTATCGTCATAGTTGGGACGAAAATCCACCGTATTCTTATCTAAATCTCTTAACATCTCTTCAGTAATATTCAATAGGCGTGCTTCTGTATAACGCATAGCTGCCGGTGGATCACCGTCTATAGAACCAAAATTCCCCTGACCATCTATCAAAGGATACCTTAAAGAGAAATTTTGAGCCATACGCACCAAAGCTTCATATACCGCAGTATCTCCATGAGGATGATATTTTCCTATCACATCACCTACAATACGAGCGCACTTTCTATGTGGCTTACTATGTGTAAAACCGAGTTCATGGCAAGCATATAAAATTCGCCTATGCACAGGTTTTAAACCATCACGAGCATCCGGGATTGCTCTGCCTACGATAACACTCATTGCATAGTCCATATAGGATTCTTGTAGGTTTTCTTTTATATCTATTAATTGTTCCATCTTAAATATCCAAATACCTTACTTTATGAGCATTTTCTTTTATAAATTCCCGACGTGGTTCCACCTTTTCCCCCATAAGAAGTGTAAACATTCCCTCCGTTTCTGCTACATCACCTATTTTCATCTGCAAGAGCTCTCTTTTTTCAGGATCCATTGTGGTTTGCCATAATTGATCAGGATTCATCTCTCCTAAACCCTTATATCTCTGAATCTCTATTCCTTCCTTCCCTTTCTTTTCTACAAAATCTAAAATCCCCTCTATTGTACTAAACTCGACCTCGTTGTCTGCGATCTTACACAAAAAAGGCGGCATTCCTGTATCTTTATAAGGGGAATATCTCCTTAATATACGAAATTCCGGAGAAGTAAAGAAATCATCTTCTATATATACTTTCTTAATACCATTTTTACCTTCATAAATAAACTCTTTCCCTATATCACTTGTTTTTATCTTTACAAACCTACACTCCCACACCCTTTCAAGATAATCGGACAGATAGCCTATAATCTTTTTTTCATCATTTAAATAAGATTCATCTATCATTGCCAAACATCTTACTATTTTGTCATCTCCAAATCTCAATTTTAATCTCTTAACCATATCCCTATATACAAACAGTTTGTCCGTAAATTTCCTTAATACTTTTCCATTTATTATGCCATCTTTGGTTATGATTTGTATATCTTTTAGTCCTTTATTAATTAAAAATGACCTCATGTCCCGCTCAGTGTGGATATAAAGCTCTTTTCTGCCTGCTTTTATTTTATATAGTGGAGGTTGGGCAATATAAATATGTCCCGCTTCAATTAATGGTCTTAAATATCTGAAAAATAAAGTGAGAATAAGTGTTTGTATGTGTGAACCATCAACATCTGCATCTGTCATAATAATTATCTTTTTATATTTGAGTTTTTGTATGTTAAGTGTTTCTCCTATCCCTACTCCTAAAGCAATAATTATATTCCTTATTTCTTCCGAAGAAAGCATTTTATCTACTCGCGCTCTCTCCACATTTAATATTTTACCTTTTAAAGGAAGGATAGCTTGATATCTCCTGTCCCGGGCTTGTTTTGCTGAACCACCAGCAGAATCCCCCTCTACCAAAAAGAGTTCTCTTCGGGCTGGATCTTTCTCCTGACAATCAGCAAGTTTACCAGGTAAGGTCCTTCCCTCTAAGTCTGTTTTTTTCCTCACTAATTCCCTTGCTTTTCTTACTGCCTCCCTAGCCCTATAGGCTTGCAATGCCCTTTCTATAATAATTTTACCTATGTCGGGAAATTCCTCGAAGTATTCTTTTAACTTATCATAGACCAGGCTCTGCACAATACCTTTTACCTCTAAATTTACCAGTTTTGTCTTTGTCTGCCCTTCAAATTGTGGATTGGCTACCTTTAAAGAAAGGATTCCCATTAATCCCTCCCTTACATCATCACCAGTCAAGGTTAGCCCCTTAAGTATTTCTGTATTAACACCAAAATTATTAATTGATCTAGTTAAAGCATTTTTAAATCCGGAAAAGTGTGTACCCCCTTCCTGGGTATTTATAGAATTTACAAAAGAGTAAATAATAGAATTATAAGATGTAGTGTATATAAGTGCCAATTCTATCTTTATGTCATTTTCTTCTACTTGAAAATAGATAGGTTTTTTAAAAAGTAGTGTTTTATTTTTACAAATAAATTCCACAAATGAAACTATACCTTCCTTATAGTAAAATTCATTCTCATCCTGCGTTCTCTCATTGATTAGTTTTATCCTAATTTTTTTATTTAAAAAAGCCAATTCTCTTAATTTACCCGATAAAAATTCGTAATTAAATTGGATATCACCGAATATTTCTTTATCCGGAAGAAATGTAATACTTGTTCCCCTCTTACTTGTATGGCCTATTTTTTTCAGGTCCGTTATAGCCTTCCCTTTACTGAATTCCTGAAGGTATACAAAATTATTTCTATATACTTTAAGAACGAGACTCTCAGAAAGTGCATTTACAACAGATATACCAACACCATGAAGTCCACCTGATATTTGATAACTCTTTTTATCGAATTTCCCGCCGGAGTGTAATGTTGTTAAAACGAGTGTGGCAGCCGGTATTTTCTCTTGAGGATGAATATCTACAGGTATACCACGACCGTTATCCGTTATTGTTATGCTATTATCAGAATGTATAGTAATTATAATTTCATTACAAAAACCCTCCATTGCCTCATCAATAGAATTATCTACTACTTCATAAACAAGATGGTGCAATCCCTCTATTCCTATCCCTCCTATATACATAGATGGCCTTTTTCTTACCGCTTCCAATCCTTTTAGAATTTTTATGTTTAATGCACCGTATTTCATTTCTTCCACCTTAAGATTAATCATTTATTGGAACCACCATGTATTTATAATAATATGGTTCATCTATAGTAGAAAATAGGATGGGAGAATTTTTATTATTAAATGTTATAGTTATGTATTCACTTTGTATTAATTTAAGGAAATCTATTACATATTTTCCGTTAATTGTAAATTGGATGGTATCGCTAATTTTTACTTCATTTAAGATGTAATCTATTATTTCGCCTTCCTCGTTATTGGAGGTAATTTTGAGTTGACCCTCTTTATTAGAAGAAATATCAATAAAACCCTTTGGATTTATTATAAGTACTGAGTTAATAGCATCCCTTAATTCTTTGGTTTTTACAATAATATCCTTTTTTATCTCTGGTATAATAGCTTTATAATCTGGAAATACAGCTTGTATTAGTCTTATTTGTATTTCATTATTATTATGGTTAAAATATATATTTTTATCACTTATACTTATTGTAGTTTTTCCATTTTCTAATAAATGTTGTAGTAGGATTGCTCCATCAATATCTATTAGAAATTGTGCTTCATTTAACTTTTCTTCATTATCTAGTTCTGTTTTTTTTGTTTCTTCTAACCTATAACCATTTGTAGCAACAGTTGTAATATCGTTCTCTGTTGATTTAAAAAATATACCATTATACTCCTGATTTATGCTGTTTTTACCTGAGGAAAAAGCAGTAAAATAGATGAGTTTTTTAATTGTTTCGCTTTTAATTGTTCCTACACTCTCTTTTTCTTCTTTTGTAGGTTTTGGGTATAGAGTTTCATCTTCTCTTTTTAATTGAGCTTTAAAATGAGAACTTAGAATATTTATTGTTTTATCTGTTATATTTAGCTTGGTGTGGTCTTCTGTAATTTGTTTTACTGTGTTGTATAGTTTTTCTGTATTTATACATAATATTAGCTGTTGAGTGTCTGTTTCTGAGACTTTTATTACCGTTTTGAATTTTGTAATGAGATTGGTTGAACTCAAAAATACTTCGTCTCCATTCACTTCCATAAGGGTGGAACTAAAAATTGAGTTTTTATCTTTAGATGCAGTTAATAATAAATTGTATAATGTTTTTTTTAGTTCTTTT includes:
- the gyrB gene encoding DNA topoisomerase (ATP-hydrolyzing) subunit B, whose protein sequence is MINLKVEEMKYGALNIKILKGLEAVRKRPSMYIGGIGIEGLHHLVYEVVDNSIDEAMEGFCNEIIITIHSDNSITITDNGRGIPVDIHPQEKIPAATLVLTTLHSGGKFDKKSYQISGGLHGVGISVVNALSESLVLKVYRNNFVYLQEFSKGKAITDLKKIGHTSKRGTSITFLPDKEIFGDIQFNYEFLSGKLRELAFLNKKIRIKLINERTQDENEFYYKEGIVSFVEFICKNKTLLFKKPIYFQVEENDIKIELALIYTTSYNSIIYSFVNSINTQEGGTHFSGFKNALTRSINNFGVNTEILKGLTLTGDDVREGLMGILSLKVANPQFEGQTKTKLVNLEVKGIVQSLVYDKLKEYFEEFPDIGKIIIERALQAYRAREAVRKARELVRKKTDLEGRTLPGKLADCQEKDPARRELFLVEGDSAGGSAKQARDRRYQAILPLKGKILNVERARVDKMLSSEEIRNIIIALGVGIGETLNIQKLKYKKIIIMTDADVDGSHIQTLILTLFFRYLRPLIEAGHIYIAQPPLYKIKAGRKELYIHTERDMRSFLINKGLKDIQIITKDGIINGKVLRKFTDKLFVYRDMVKRLKLRFGDDKIVRCLAMIDESYLNDEKKIIGYLSDYLERVWECRFVKIKTSDIGKEFIYEGKNGIKKVYIEDDFFTSPEFRILRRYSPYKDTGMPPFLCKIADNEVEFSTIEGILDFVEKKGKEGIEIQRYKGLGEMNPDQLWQTTMDPEKRELLQMKIGDVAETEGMFTLLMGEKVEPRREFIKENAHKVRYLDI
- the dnaN gene encoding DNA polymerase III subunit beta translates to MFIELSTKELKKTLYNLLLTASKDKNSIFSSTLMEVNGDEVFLSSTNLITKFKTVIKVSETDTQQLILCINTEKLYNTVKQITEDHTKLNITDKTINILSSHFKAQLKREDETLYPKPTKEEKESVGTIKSETIKKLIYFTAFSSGKNSINQEYNGIFFKSTENDITTVATNGYRLEETKKTELDNEEKLNEAQFLIDIDGAILLQHLLENGKTTISISDKNIYFNHNNNEIQIRLIQAVFPDYKAIIPEIKKDIIVKTKELRDAINSVLIINPKGFIDISSNKEGQLKITSNNEEGEIIDYILNEVKISDTIQFTINGKYVIDFLKLIQSEYITITFNNKNSPILFSTIDEPYYYKYMVVPIND